The DNA window CTGCCATCCGTCTTTCATGGGGAGCATGACGTCCAGGGTTATGGCGAAGGGCTTCAACGTGCGGGCCTTCTCGATCGCCTCCACCCCGTTTTGAGCCACCTCAACCTCATATCCCGCCTCGCTTAAATAAAGTCGAAGCAGATGTGCGGCTTGAGGATTATCCTCCGCGACGAGGATCAGATCCTCCCCTTTCCTGACCTTGGCAGAAGGGGTAACAAGGCTCTCCTCGACGTGAACGGGTTTAGGTATGGTGAAGCTGAACCTACTCCCTCTGCCGTATTCGCTTTCGACCCATATCCTGCCGCCGTGCATCTCGACCAATCTCTTGGTCAGCGCCAGGCCCAGTCCCGTTCCCTCATATTCCCTGGAGTAGGAGGAGTCGATCTGAACGAACTCCTCAAAGAGCTTCGGTATATCCTCCTCTCTGATCCCGATGCCCGTATCCTGGACGGTGAAGGTGAACTCCCTATCGTTGTGCGAGACTCGGATCGTGACGCTTCCCCCTTCGGGCGTGAACTTGACGGCGTTGGAAACCAGATTATACATGATCTGCTTGAACCTGACCTTATCGGCGTATATGGGGGGTAGATCCGGTGGGACCTCCTCCACATAGCGCAGGTTTTTCTCCCTCACGATCTCCGAGACGACTGTTCTGACGCTTTCCAACACCTCATCGATCTTGAAGGTCTCCTTTCTGAGCTCCATCCTGCCCGCCTCGATCTTCGACAGGTCCAGGATGTCATTTATCATCCTCAGCAGGTGTTTACCGCTTTCATAGATATCGGTCACGGCATCACGCTGGTCGTCGTTGAGCTCGCCGCAGAGCCCATCCAGCAATACCTCGGAGAAACCTATAATGGCGTTAAGCGGGGTTCTCAGCTCGTGTGACATCGTCGCGAGGAACTCGCTTTTCGCCTTATTCGCTTTTATGAGCTTGCGATTGGCGATCTCCAACTGTCTGGTTCGCCGCTGAACTCTCCTTTCGAGCGTGGCGTTGAGCTCGTTTATCTCCCTCATTTTCCTTCTCAGCTCCTCCACCATCTCGTTGAACACCTCCGCCATCTCACCTATCTCATCCTTAGCCCCGATGGGAACTGAGACGTCAAAGCGGCCTGCTGCGATCTCCTTGGCCGCCCTTCTGAGGGATCTGATCGGCCCTGCGATATACTGCTCCGATAGAAGCACACCTGTGACCGAGAAGATCAGGATCAAACCGGCGCCGAACAGGAGGATGTAGAATATGAACTTATGCGCCGGAGCAAAGGCGAGGTTCACCTTCTGTAGCGCCAACACCTTCCAGTTTATCGGACCGTATGAGACGGAGGCGAAACCTATGATGTTCTCCCCACCTTCCATACTGCCTCTGATCCAGCCGGGATTCGGTGAGAGCCTGTCCATTATCCCCGATTCGATATGTCTCTCAAATGGCTTCCCTCCGGCGGAATCGAGGACTATATTGCCGTCCTCATCCGCTAGGATCAATCTTATCCTTCGACCCCCTCTCAAAAGCAGGACGCTTTGGAATATCCCCGAAAGATCCACGACCCCCTTGATAACCCCGACCAGCTTACCGCCGCTTCTGACGGGCAGACACATATTGATGGAGTATACCTTGGCACTCCGATCGTAAGATATTCCTGTCAGATATACCCCCCTCCTTTTCACCGTCTCCCGCCACCACTCCTCATCGGCTTGCCAGTAATCGGTGGTCTTGTTCGTGGAGGCCACAAGCAGCCCTTTGGAATCTGTGGCGAAGATCTCTTTGAAAATCGGATGTGATCCCATAAACAGATCGAGCATTATGGCTAGTCGGTTGGAGAGTATCCCGTTGAGGGGCGGATCGGATTCGGTCAGAGAGGCCCACTTCGATTCAACAGATGAGATGAGATCCGAGATATCGGATCGGCTCATACCCTCCGATCGAGAGGAGCAAAGATTGAGGAAATTCCGTGTGATGGGGAAGAGGGCGAGAGTTCTGAACACATCGGCGTTGGAGGTGATGGCGATGGAGATCCTCTCGGCGGAAAGCCTCGCTATATCCTGAAATTCGACGCCTATCTCCCTTTCGCGCTGGATGACGCCGAGGATGTAAAGGGCCGCAACGGCCATGAGAAGGGGAATCAGACCGCCGACGACCAGGGTCGTAACCAATTTAGCCCTGATGCTGAGCCTCATAAGCCATCACCTCAGAACCTCCCATCTGAGCTTAGGTCTCACCAAGTAAATTAAAACTTGGCGAAGACCCTGACGAAGGTCTCCATGAAGTTCTGATCGTTCAGTTTCCCCTTCGCCCTCTGTTCGATATATCTGAGACCTATATGGAGGAACATATCCTTCTCATAAGCTATGAAGTTCTTCTCCAGCTCCGCCAGGATCGCCTGCCGGACGAAGTCCTTCTCCCCCGTTTCATCTATCATATCGTTGTAAAGCCACCACTGTATCCCGCCCGTGATCTTGATCGTCTTCGTGAACTGATAGACGCTCTTAATTATGAAGACGTTGCTGATATCCCTGACCCTGGTTTGTGCCAGCTCCCTCAGCCTTATCCTATGCTCGATCTTCTTGCCCTCTTTCTCCTCGGTGACGAAATAATCCTTCGGTCGCTCCTCGACCATCTTAAATCCGTTTCTGGCCATGAACTTATACTGTGGGATTATCTCCAGCGATTTCGAGGGACGGTATCTGTAACTGGTCTTGAATATTCCGACCTCATAATGGGTATCTTCGCCATCGAAATCCATGTCGTATTGGAATTTCCCCCTCAAGGTGGTGACCATCTTCTTCCTACCTGTATACTCGTAGGTTATCTTCGCCGTGTTTATCAGATCGTTTTGCATCAACAGCGGATCGTTACGCTCCATCTCCACCTCATATGATCCCCTGAACGGGAAGAACTGAATTGAGTTCTTGTCGATCATATCCTGTATCTCAGGCAGGGTTTCAAGCAGTTTCTTCTCATCCCGCGATATCGTCCCGACGTAATGCCAGGTGTCGTCCGGTATACGATCTCTGACGTATTTGAACTCGTTTTCAATGAGGAGGGAGCCGTTTTTAAAGTTTCTGTTGTGCACGATATCCGCATAGGCCTTGGCCGCTTTCCGATCGGTGTTGAGCTTAACCATGTATTGAAGGCCGAGATCGGCATTGGTGGAGGAGCCTCTTCTGCTGACCTTGTATTGGGTCGAAGCATCCACCCCCGTCAACCCCACATCGAACTCGTAGTTCGGATCGTGATCGTTCTCCTCCTCATCCCGTATGCCGTTGTTGTTGGTATCCCTCTCGTCCAGGAAATCCTCATCCACGTCGAAAAGAAGTACGTCGTCCTCGTAATCGAATACGCCGTTGTCGTTCTTATCTAGGTTGCCGGGGATGATAAAGGATGGCGGATCGTTAATCGTGTTATCGGTATATCTGTCCTGATCGTCGTTATCGCTGACAGATCTGGATGCGTCATATCTATCGCCCACCCTGAACGCCTTGAGCTGAAGGATCGAGTCGCCTATCGTCCTGAACATCTTGAACACGGCGACCGTCGATCGAAGTCTGCCCGAAAGGGTTTTATCGGGGACGCTCTTGGGCGAGAAATCTATCTCCGATTTGATACCGTAGTTGGCGAAGTTCGACTCCAGATCTACGCCGAACACCGGCGTCACCCTATAATACCAGGCGGCTCCTATCTTGGTGTTATTTCTCTTCCTCACCAGCCTCAGCCCTACTCCAGAGCTTCTCACGTCCTTACCGATGACCGGGTTGAGGGGGCCAGGGACCATCAACACGATCAGATCCTGCTTTTCGGATTTGACGTCCCACCTGATGCCTGAAAGATCCACCTGGTCGAAAGTATAGGAGGTGAACGTCGTGGGCACATCCCCTAAGCTCAGTATGTTCTTGATGTTGCCCGCCGTCTCCTCTATGGTCAAGACGCTGTGGAAGCCCTTGCGGAATAATCTGTCGAAGTCGAACCGGTTCTGTTCGACATAGGTCTGCTCCTTCTCCTCGGGAAGCTCGGCCAGAAAGTTTCTTTTCTCGGTAAAATCGTATTCAACCCTTCCGGAGAGAAAGAGCTTACCGAAAAGGCTGTAAACCTCTTTGCCATAGGAGATTCCCGACGCTAAAAGCAGCGCCAGGACAAGCAACATAGGTGTCTTCAATCGCCTCATTTTCCCATCTCCGATTCAACCGGATTTACGAGTTCACCGATCCTCTCGATCTTTATTCTGATAAGATCCCCCTTTTTCAGGAAGATCCCCCGTGCCGCTCCAGTTCCCTCCGGGGTTCCGGTTGAGATCACATCTCCGGGTTCCAGAGTGAGAAGGGTTGATATGAACTGGATCAGCTCCGGCACGGTGAAGATCATGTGGTTTGTGTTTGAATCCTGCATCACTTCGCCGTTCACCGTGAGCGATATCCGGAGGGAATGAGGATCCGGTATCTCATCCTTGGTGACGATCCACGGCCCCATGGGTGCAAAGGTGTCGAACCATTTGCCGTTGAGCCAGTCGAACCACCTATCGCCCTCTCGCGGCTCGCGCTCTTTGGGTACTTTCAGCCTTCGCTCGGAGACATCGTTCACGATCGTATAACCGAAGACGTAATCGTAGGCCTCCTCGGCGGATATAAACTTACCCCGTCTGCCGATGACGACACCCAGCTCGGCTTCCCAGTCGATCCTGTTCCCGTTTCTGGGAATTACGATCGGCTCGCCGTGACCGATAACCGTCGTTGATGGGGGCTTCATGAAGACGCGCGGCGTCACCTTTGACTTATCATAGGCCGTTCCGCCGCCCTCGCGGATATGCTCGGCGTAGTTGCCCGCCAGACATAGAAGCTTACGCGGATAGGTTATAGGCGGCTTGAGCCTCTCCGGGATCGGCAGGCTCACACGTATCCCCTTCGAGATGATCTCCATCGTCTCCTCAAGGAGCTCCATCGACTCATCCATGTTTTCGATGAATGTCAGCGTATCGTCAAACAGAGCAGCCCTGTATGATTTGCCGCCGCCGGTGAGATATGTCGCCTTGAGATCTATCGCCTCATTCCCCAGGAGGACACAAAGCCTATTTTCCCCCTTCTCTTCTATCTGTAAAAATTTCATCGGTATCCCCCTTCCATTCAGTTGAAAGCAGGAAATTCAATATCACGTGAACTTTGATATTTTAGCATACCTGGTAGATGAGGGCAAACCTTGATTCCAAGTTGCCCGCCGTGGTATCATGTAAAAAACGCGGAGGTGGAATATGGCCAGGAAAGTGCTGATAGTCTATCACTCACAGGGAGGAAACTAAAAA is part of the Candidatus Poribacteria bacterium genome and encodes:
- a CDS encoding fumarylacetoacetate hydrolase family protein — encoded protein: MKFLQIEEKGENRLCVLLGNEAIDLKATYLTGGGKSYRAALFDDTLTFIENMDESMELLEETMEIISKGIRVSLPIPERLKPPITYPRKLLCLAGNYAEHIREGGGTAYDKSKVTPRVFMKPPSTTVIGHGEPIVIPRNGNRIDWEAELGVVIGRRGKFISAEEAYDYVFGYTIVNDVSERRLKVPKEREPREGDRWFDWLNGKWFDTFAPMGPWIVTKDEIPDPHSLRISLTVNGEVMQDSNTNHMIFTVPELIQFISTLLTLEPGDVISTGTPEGTGAARGIFLKKGDLIRIKIERIGELVNPVESEMGK
- a CDS encoding response regulator encodes the protein MRLSIRAKLVTTLVVGGLIPLLMAVAALYILGVIQREREIGVEFQDIARLSAERISIAITSNADVFRTLALFPITRNFLNLCSSRSEGMSRSDISDLISSVESKWASLTESDPPLNGILSNRLAIMLDLFMGSHPIFKEIFATDSKGLLVASTNKTTDYWQADEEWWRETVKRRGVYLTGISYDRSAKVYSINMCLPVRSGGKLVGVIKGVVDLSGIFQSVLLLRGGRRIRLILADEDGNIVLDSAGGKPFERHIESGIMDRLSPNPGWIRGSMEGGENIIGFASVSYGPINWKVLALQKVNLAFAPAHKFIFYILLFGAGLILIFSVTGVLLSEQYIAGPIRSLRRAAKEIAAGRFDVSVPIGAKDEIGEMAEVFNEMVEELRRKMREINELNATLERRVQRRTRQLEIANRKLIKANKAKSEFLATMSHELRTPLNAIIGFSEVLLDGLCGELNDDQRDAVTDIYESGKHLLRMINDILDLSKIEAGRMELRKETFKIDEVLESVRTVVSEIVREKNLRYVEEVPPDLPPIYADKVRFKQIMYNLVSNAVKFTPEGGSVTIRVSHNDREFTFTVQDTGIGIREEDIPKLFEEFVQIDSSYSREYEGTGLGLALTKRLVEMHGGRIWVESEYGRGSRFSFTIPKPVHVEESLVTPSAKVRKGEDLILVAEDNPQAAHLLRLYLSEAGYEVEVAQNGVEAIEKARTLKPFAITLDVMLPMKDGWQVLQELKSYPETSDIPVIIVSVVDDYQLGFSLGAAGYLVKPIDRDQLIKLLEGLKLQTDKVMVVEDQEEDLRLLSLILDEAGYVVIPATSGGEALERLSSEKPGLIILDLIMPGIDGFEVLRNLRESTALNRIPVVICTAKDLSPDEREKLTGNVRSIVRKGENVREELLKAIEEIRGWRKKRY